One stretch of Armigeres subalbatus isolate Guangzhou_Male chromosome 2, GZ_Asu_2, whole genome shotgun sequence DNA includes these proteins:
- the LOC134216796 gene encoding lipase 1-like, with protein MLPILIAFCLVHSLVQSEAFILPGDDSLQVEEEDAKLSTVELVTKYGYHIETHHVQTDDGFVLELHRITGSGSTKFDKRLPPVLVMHGVFASSADWVLLGPGNALAYLLSDAGYDVWLANARGNRYSRNHTNYTPNMNKFWDFSWYEIGIYDLPKIVDYTLNVTDKEKLHYIGHSQGTTVFLVMCSERPEYNEKIVLAQELAPVAYLEHMNSPLLKVLVKHLDAISTIAHLFSWKEFKPIPAVVLEVAKYLCPESKVNNLCVNVLFQLTGANPDQVEPKMIPILLGHIPAGSSTKQLVHFGQEVRSAMFRQYDYGKLKNVFVYNQPEPPAYNLSRVIAPVILHYGPNDYLTHEKDVLRLAAELPNLVEVHRVGMDLFNHMDFLIAKDVKELLYGKVIANLEKFNDKIIVGFN; from the exons ATGTTGCCTATTCTCATCGCGTTTTGTTTAGTTCATTCTTTAGTCCAGTCCGAAGCGTTTATTTTGCCCGGTGACGACAGTCTTCAGGTTGAGGAAGAAGACGCTAAATTGAGTACCGTGGAGCTTGTCACCAAGTACGGTTACCATATCGAGACGCACCATGTTCAAACCGACGATGGATTCGTGCTGGAGTTACATCGAATCACCGGAAGTGGATCAACGAAGTTCGATAAACGCCTACCCCCGGTGCTTGTGATGCACGGTGTTTTTGCGTCTTCGGCCGACTGGGTCCTACTGGGACCGGGAAATGCGTTGGCTTACCTTCTAAGTGACGCAGGATACGATGTGTGGCTTGCGAATGCTAGGGGAAATCGATACTCACGGAATCACACCAACTACACCCCTAACATGAATAAGTTTTGGGATTTTTCTTGGTATGAAATCGGGATATATGACCTCCCAAAAATCGTGGACTACACGTTAAATGTTACGGACAAGGAGAAGCTGCATTACATCGGCCATTCGCAGGGAACGACCGTGTTCTTGGTAATGTGTTCTGAGCGACCTGAGTACAACGAGAAGATTGTGTTGGCCCAAGAGTTGGCACCGGTAGCTTACCTGGAACACATGAACAGTCCACTGTTGAAGGTTTTGGTGAAACATCTCGATGCCATTTCC ACCATCGCACATCTTTTCAGCTGGAAAGAGTTTAAGCCCATCCCCGCAGTTGTGTTAGAAGTGGCGAAATACCTTTGTCCAGAGTCCAAGGTCAACAATTTATGCGTGAACGTACTTTTTCAGCTGACTGGCGCCAATCCGGATCAAGTGGAACCG AAAATGATCCCGATTCTGTTGGGTCACATCCCGGCGGGGTCTTCCACTAAGCAGCTGGTACATTTTGGGCAAGAGGTTCGATCTGCGATGTTCCGACAGTATGACTACGGTAAGCTGAAAAACGTCTTTGTGTATAACCAGCCGGAACCGCCTGCGTACAATTTGAGCAGAGTGATAGCGCCGGTAATTCTGCACTATGGCCCCAACGACTATTTGACGCACGAAAAGGATGTACTACGGTTGGCAGCAGAGCTTCCGAATTTAGTTGAAGTTCATCGGGTAGGAATGGATTTGTTCAATCATATGGATTTCCTGATCGCTAAGGATGTGAAAGAACTGCTTTATGGTAAAGTAATTGCCAATTTGGAGAAATTCAACGATAAAATAATTGTAGGGTTCAATTAG